The following proteins come from a genomic window of Edaphobacter sp. 4G125:
- a CDS encoding glucosamine-6-phosphate deaminase, which produces MIAPVNGTHIYGTAKVQVFSTRAELGVAAAADVAHLIKEAVREHGHARIMIATGNSQLDVVKELVLRSDIEWPKVDVFHMDEYVGVDGDHPAGFQRWIRERVEQKVNARSINYISGLGSTDEEIARYTDLLNAGPIDIAFVGIGENGHIAFNDPPVADFNDPQMLKRVVLDATCRQQQVNEGHFATIDLVPKEAITVTCSGLFRAKNWISCVPEARKAKAVRTALEGEITTACPASLAKRHLNTTIYLDTQSASLLTL; this is translated from the coding sequence ATGATTGCCCCTGTAAACGGAACTCATATCTATGGAACTGCAAAAGTTCAGGTGTTCTCGACTCGCGCCGAACTGGGGGTAGCGGCAGCGGCCGATGTTGCCCACCTTATTAAAGAAGCTGTTCGAGAGCACGGCCACGCACGAATCATGATTGCGACCGGCAACTCACAGTTGGATGTAGTCAAGGAGCTGGTTCTCCGGTCTGATATCGAATGGCCTAAAGTCGATGTATTCCACATGGATGAATATGTTGGTGTCGATGGTGATCATCCAGCAGGATTCCAGCGCTGGATTCGTGAGCGCGTCGAACAGAAGGTCAATGCCCGGTCGATCAACTACATCTCAGGCCTTGGCAGCACAGATGAGGAAATCGCACGTTATACGGACCTTTTAAATGCAGGACCAATTGACATAGCCTTTGTAGGCATCGGAGAAAATGGACACATCGCCTTCAACGATCCTCCCGTTGCAGATTTCAATGATCCGCAGATGCTGAAGCGTGTTGTATTGGACGCAACCTGCCGCCAGCAGCAAGTGAACGAAGGCCACTTTGCAACGATTGATCTGGTTCCGAAAGAAGCGATTACGGTGACGTGCAGCGGTCTGTTTCGAGCAAAAAATTGGATATCGTGTGTTCCGGAAGCGCGTAAGGCAAAAGCTGTACGCACCGCCCTGGAAGGTGAAATTACAACAGCATGTCCAGCATCTTTGGCTAAGAGACACCTCAATACGACCATCTATCTGGACACTCAGTCGGCCTCGCTGCTGACGCTTTAG
- a CDS encoding sodium:solute symporter family protein, which yields MHVKLSIIDWIVIGTYLSGTTALGLYVSKRVRTSEGFFMGNRAFGKAIMIAQNLGTGTHSDQAVGVAGAAYTAGLSGIWYQWIWLFTTPFYWLLAPVFRRLRMVTIADFFEVRYGRSYSIAYAIFCIYLFALWQGIAIKGTAVTVSAITGIPELLIAITIGLTFTLYGVTGGLVAAAITDFVQGFLIVLLSFLVVPFGVIKVGGMTGLRHALPDHFFSIFSQSGGELTPFNVAMLVISGLAGIVVQPHMMAVGASGKTEMNCRIGWTYGNFVKRICTIGWTLTGLLAAALFPGVPFHDREKVFGLAVTMLLPAGLIGLMAASLMATVMSTCSAFMVDGSALFTENLYRPMLKKPRDDAHFLKVARISSICIALLGFVLGLTMSSVISATVEFISILPFIGIAFWIGIIWPRATRAGAWTSTLGSAAIFYATKWAGFSNSWSSLYSIVTGVILIISVSFFTPSEPEEKLSRIYKNLRLPIDEQDLLLAEEN from the coding sequence ATGCATGTCAAGCTCTCGATCATAGATTGGATCGTCATTGGGACATATCTGAGTGGCACGACCGCTCTCGGTCTCTATGTCAGTAAGAGAGTACGTACTTCAGAAGGGTTTTTCATGGGGAACCGAGCATTCGGGAAAGCCATCATGATCGCCCAGAATCTTGGTACTGGTACTCACTCCGATCAAGCGGTTGGCGTTGCAGGAGCTGCATATACCGCTGGCCTTTCGGGGATTTGGTATCAGTGGATATGGTTATTCACGACTCCTTTCTACTGGTTGCTTGCCCCAGTTTTTCGACGCTTGCGTATGGTGACCATTGCGGACTTTTTTGAAGTCCGTTACGGCAGGAGCTACAGCATAGCGTATGCCATCTTCTGTATCTATCTCTTTGCGCTTTGGCAGGGAATAGCTATTAAAGGAACAGCGGTCACCGTATCTGCAATAACAGGTATCCCTGAACTGTTAATTGCGATCACCATAGGTCTCACCTTCACTCTGTATGGAGTTACCGGAGGACTCGTTGCGGCGGCGATCACAGATTTTGTTCAGGGTTTTCTGATTGTGCTTCTTTCTTTCCTCGTCGTTCCTTTTGGAGTCATCAAGGTTGGTGGTATGACTGGCTTAAGGCATGCTCTGCCCGATCATTTCTTTTCGATATTCAGCCAGTCCGGAGGAGAACTTACTCCGTTCAATGTGGCGATGCTGGTCATCAGCGGTTTGGCTGGAATTGTTGTTCAGCCCCATATGATGGCTGTCGGCGCCAGCGGAAAGACAGAGATGAATTGCAGGATCGGATGGACATATGGAAACTTTGTCAAACGTATCTGTACGATCGGCTGGACTTTGACGGGGCTACTCGCGGCTGCATTGTTTCCAGGCGTTCCTTTTCACGATCGAGAGAAGGTATTTGGGCTTGCCGTCACTATGTTGCTTCCCGCAGGATTAATCGGGCTAATGGCTGCATCATTGATGGCAACTGTCATGTCAACCTGCTCTGCCTTTATGGTTGATGGCTCGGCCCTATTTACAGAGAACCTTTACCGGCCAATGCTCAAAAAGCCGAGAGACGACGCTCACTTTTTGAAGGTGGCTCGGATCTCCTCGATCTGTATTGCTCTCCTCGGATTTGTTCTAGGACTAACGATGAGTTCCGTCATCTCTGCGACAGTTGAGTTCATCAGTATTCTTCCTTTCATCGGGATAGCTTTTTGGATTGGTATCATCTGGCCGCGAGCAACAAGAGCAGGTGCGTGGACCAGCACCTTAGGCTCTGCGGCGATCTTCTATGCCACTAAATGGGCTGGTTTCTCCAATTCGTGGTCATCTTTATACAGTATTGTTACCGGCGTGATCCTGATTATATCCGTGAGTTTTTTTACTCCTTCGGAGCCAGAAGAAAAGCTTTCTAGAATCTATAAGAACCTGCGGCTGCCCATTGATGAGCAAGATCTACTTTTAGCAGAGGAGAATTAA
- a CDS encoding N-acetylglucosamine-6-phosphate deacetylase, which translates to MGFFDLQVNGYAGVDFNSDELDQERLEAVCKRLLEQGVDGILATVITDSLPQMEHRLKRIAQLHSVSPLIRQVIKGIHIEGPFLNPSPGFRGAHPADAIQPATEENASRLLEAAGGLTKLVTLAPEQDPTGRVIRMLSDQKITVSAGHTDATLDQLKRSIDSGLSMFTHLGNGCPGTLARHDNIIQRALALHDKLWLCFIADGAHIPFFVLKNYLDLAGVEKSLVVTDAILAADLGPGNYRFGIWDLSIGEDLVPRSPDNSHLVGSAITMPRSFKNLCQHVGLTTEQAQLLLEINPKKTVPLQ; encoded by the coding sequence ATGGGTTTTTTTGATTTGCAGGTCAATGGCTATGCCGGGGTCGATTTCAACAGTGACGAACTGGACCAAGAACGACTGGAAGCTGTTTGTAAGCGCCTTCTGGAACAAGGAGTCGACGGCATTCTTGCCACAGTCATTACTGACTCGCTCCCTCAGATGGAACATAGACTTAAAAGGATTGCACAGCTGCACAGTGTTTCTCCTTTGATTCGACAAGTGATCAAGGGCATTCACATCGAGGGCCCCTTTTTGAATCCATCACCTGGTTTTCGAGGAGCACACCCCGCCGATGCAATTCAGCCAGCCACCGAAGAGAATGCCAGCAGACTTCTTGAAGCAGCAGGTGGACTCACGAAACTCGTCACACTTGCTCCAGAACAGGACCCAACGGGAAGGGTTATCCGTATGCTTAGTGACCAGAAGATTACGGTCTCTGCCGGACATACGGATGCAACCCTCGATCAATTAAAGAGAAGTATTGACTCAGGTCTTTCGATGTTCACGCATCTTGGCAATGGATGTCCAGGTACGCTAGCACGTCACGACAACATCATCCAGAGAGCGCTTGCCCTTCATGACAAGCTCTGGCTGTGCTTCATCGCTGACGGGGCACATATACCCTTTTTTGTCCTCAAAAATTATCTGGATCTGGCGGGTGTGGAAAAAAGTCTTGTTGTCACCGATGCGATTCTCGCGGCAGACCTTGGCCCTGGAAACTATCGCTTTGGAATCTGGGATCTTTCGATCGGAGAAGACCTTGTCCCTCGATCACCGGACAATTCGCATTTGGTCGGTTCAGCCATTACTATGCCACGCAGCTTTAAAAACCTATGCCAGCATGTTGGCTTGACTACGGAACAGGCTCAGCTGCTGCTTGAAATCAACCCCAAAAAGACCGTTCCACTTCAGTAG
- a CDS encoding GntR family transcriptional regulator — protein MNHSTSIHRDQSAKTGGLTSIPRTTLKALAVQQIREAIERGELQAGEKVTELGLARKLGVGQPTIREALLELEFLGFIERKGPRDTRVTLLTRDVIRDIYRVRTRLETLAVELIAGMSAPDLAPSWHEVLRMEQFAREGMAPEFYQADLAFHRSLWQATQNESLHACLEQLVPKLMTFSIIQRVHPTSEKLLKIAMVHRRLLELISSGDIANSIALMKESMQSALTDDEHMPGIE, from the coding sequence TTGAACCATAGCACATCCATCCATAGGGATCAGTCCGCGAAGACGGGGGGATTGACGTCCATTCCTCGCACTACACTGAAAGCCCTTGCGGTCCAGCAGATCCGAGAGGCTATCGAGCGCGGCGAACTACAAGCTGGCGAGAAGGTAACGGAGCTTGGACTAGCTCGCAAACTCGGCGTTGGTCAACCTACAATTCGCGAAGCTCTATTGGAGCTAGAGTTTCTAGGTTTTATAGAACGCAAAGGGCCACGAGATACGCGAGTGACGCTTTTAACTCGTGACGTTATTCGCGATATCTATCGGGTACGGACTCGTCTGGAGACGCTGGCTGTCGAGCTAATCGCCGGGATGTCAGCGCCTGATCTTGCTCCCAGCTGGCATGAGGTACTTCGGATGGAACAGTTCGCAAGGGAAGGTATGGCTCCAGAGTTTTATCAGGCCGATCTCGCGTTCCACCGATCTCTGTGGCAGGCGACACAAAATGAAAGTCTCCATGCCTGCTTAGAGCAACTCGTTCCGAAGCTGATGACCTTCAGCATTATTCAGCGCGTCCATCCAACCTCAGAGAAGCTACTGAAAATTGCCATGGTTCATCGGCGCCTTCTGGAGTTGATCAGTTCAGGTGATATCGCGAATTCGATTGCACTTATGAAAGAGTCGATGCAGAGTGCGCTGACAGACGATGAGCATATGCCTGGTATTGAATAG
- a CDS encoding DEAD/DEAH box helicase produces the protein MLSSTVTGKTKAELAATLSTWSALEALSPATYDAPHDLVYGDRSRVIRFEDGPLPWTIPTKPPQGKQIFYSVVLGSMLMDTATKALIKVFGDDEARVSLSKKRAVAAEILLDKDGVVLAEKAITVSSFPWALPLALQLKLKELGNWPTVEEELQSGLDAIVHRIDSDSKPIPLDISTMEWANQWLVEKCQVPNGLIERPTFVLCHYYPIGSKTQPEALLLNSFFLHDLARVARHVKNETAPTSVLRYLGAITENNPLDVLKDKVLLEEAVAPTKTPAAKWPAGEGRSLVMLQQAAVNLVGQELNGKEGLLAVNGPPGTGKTTLLRDVVAMCVLERAIAMSAFDDPKDAFTKTEERVEAGKTSFDIYRLDDSLKGHEMLVASSNNKAVENVSKELPAEGAVSYSRDQLSYFKSISDLVHGPRKQEQEEAQEGITPEPVKTWGLIAAVLGNKGNRSAFWKAFWWNEDRSFRTYLKTVLGHSVLVEHRDPVTDIVEKRTPEVVLREHPPSSQQAKENWRKERIRFLAVKAEIDAELQALEEVRCLCLVFEESRCKLASREKELEILQTEHDELAVRVETLRKERDQASARYKQASTAWNRHKSSRPGLFARLARTDDARAWKEEADVWRRPLDVATRQLAVSEDGLKKAERARSFASAKAQVFETDLERERGQFATQSQIISEHRIRLGGRIVDEEKFQEGHVSWNQSTPWVTEALNAKRESLFIAALDLHHAFIDAAASKILHNLGALQVSSTGMQKNEEWRKLLGDLWSTLFLVVPVLSTTFASVERMLGDLPPSTLGWLLIDEAGQATPQSAVGAILRAKRTIAVGDPLQIQPVVSLPERLNADICDFFKVKELDWTAPAASTQTLVDRASRYQSSFEAVAGERRVGLPLLVHRRCQNPMFTISNKIAYAGQMVQVVGSRKLDVEDVLGPSTWIDVEGTADSKWSPAEGKAVIDLLTRLVSTIENPDVFVISPFRIVVHEMTRFLQGRPDLMRRFSHDCTQWLKDRVGTIHTFQGREADTVILLLGAPAESQNGAREWAARTPNILNVAVSRARQNLYVVGSWRAWSSVGLACHMSNELPNRIDIDGLAL, from the coding sequence ATGCTCTCGTCGACCGTGACTGGCAAGACCAAAGCCGAACTGGCGGCCACTCTCAGTACATGGTCGGCGCTGGAAGCGCTCTCGCCTGCAACTTACGATGCTCCGCATGATCTTGTATACGGTGATCGGAGCCGAGTCATTCGCTTTGAGGATGGTCCGCTTCCTTGGACAATACCCACAAAGCCTCCACAGGGAAAACAGATCTTCTACAGCGTCGTTCTGGGGTCCATGCTGATGGACACGGCGACCAAGGCTCTTATCAAAGTCTTTGGTGATGATGAGGCGAGAGTCAGCCTTTCGAAGAAGAGGGCGGTCGCGGCGGAAATTCTGCTAGACAAGGATGGCGTTGTGCTTGCCGAGAAGGCAATCACAGTTTCCAGCTTTCCATGGGCGCTTCCTCTTGCACTTCAGCTTAAGCTGAAAGAGCTTGGAAACTGGCCGACAGTAGAAGAGGAGTTGCAAAGCGGGTTGGATGCGATCGTGCACCGGATCGATTCCGACAGTAAGCCCATTCCACTCGACATCTCAACGATGGAGTGGGCAAATCAGTGGCTAGTCGAGAAGTGCCAAGTTCCAAATGGGCTGATCGAACGCCCGACCTTCGTGTTGTGCCACTACTATCCGATTGGGTCGAAGACTCAACCGGAGGCTCTCCTTCTCAATTCATTTTTCCTGCATGATTTGGCTCGCGTCGCTCGCCACGTCAAGAATGAAACGGCCCCCACGAGCGTCCTGCGATATCTTGGCGCAATTACAGAGAACAACCCTCTGGATGTACTCAAAGATAAGGTTCTCTTGGAGGAGGCGGTTGCTCCTACTAAGACTCCTGCAGCCAAGTGGCCCGCCGGAGAGGGTAGATCACTCGTGATGTTGCAACAGGCTGCGGTAAACCTGGTCGGACAGGAGCTAAACGGTAAGGAAGGGCTTCTTGCGGTGAACGGTCCCCCTGGTACAGGAAAGACCACGCTCTTACGTGACGTTGTTGCTATGTGTGTTCTTGAGCGGGCTATTGCCATGAGCGCCTTCGATGATCCTAAGGATGCGTTTACCAAGACGGAGGAAAGAGTCGAAGCAGGGAAAACTTCCTTTGATATATATCGTTTGGACGACAGCCTGAAGGGGCATGAGATGTTGGTTGCCTCCAGCAATAACAAGGCGGTCGAGAATGTCAGCAAGGAACTGCCTGCTGAAGGTGCCGTGTCTTACTCGCGTGACCAGTTGAGTTACTTCAAGTCGATCAGTGATCTAGTCCACGGTCCACGCAAACAGGAACAAGAAGAAGCTCAAGAGGGCATCACGCCAGAGCCTGTGAAGACGTGGGGTCTGATCGCAGCGGTACTCGGCAACAAAGGCAATCGTTCGGCTTTCTGGAAAGCATTTTGGTGGAACGAGGATCGCAGCTTCAGAACTTATCTCAAAACTGTATTGGGACATTCCGTTCTGGTTGAGCATCGAGATCCAGTCACGGACATCGTCGAAAAGCGAACTCCCGAAGTTGTGCTACGGGAGCACCCGCCTTCTTCGCAACAGGCAAAAGAAAATTGGCGGAAAGAGCGAATACGATTTCTTGCTGTCAAGGCAGAGATAGACGCTGAGTTGCAGGCACTTGAAGAGGTGCGGTGCCTTTGCCTTGTGTTCGAGGAGTCCCGATGCAAGTTGGCCAGCAGAGAGAAGGAACTTGAAATTCTGCAAACAGAACATGACGAACTTGCCGTTAGAGTGGAAACACTTCGTAAAGAGCGTGATCAAGCTTCTGCACGTTACAAACAAGCTTCAACAGCCTGGAATCGGCACAAAAGTTCGCGGCCTGGATTGTTTGCGCGCCTGGCGCGTACGGACGATGCAAGGGCTTGGAAGGAGGAAGCTGATGTTTGGCGAAGACCGCTAGATGTAGCGACCCGGCAATTGGCTGTGTCAGAAGACGGCCTCAAGAAAGCGGAGCGTGCTCGTTCGTTCGCGTCAGCGAAGGCACAGGTTTTTGAAACAGATCTCGAAAGAGAACGCGGACAATTCGCTACGCAGTCGCAAATCATCTCAGAGCATCGCATTCGACTTGGCGGCCGGATTGTTGATGAAGAGAAATTTCAGGAAGGACACGTAAGCTGGAATCAATCGACACCTTGGGTTACAGAGGCATTGAACGCTAAGCGTGAGAGTCTCTTCATCGCTGCTCTGGATCTCCACCATGCCTTCATCGATGCCGCGGCTTCCAAAATTCTCCACAATCTTGGCGCGCTCCAAGTGTCGAGTACGGGGATGCAGAAGAACGAAGAGTGGCGCAAATTGCTCGGGGATCTCTGGTCCACACTCTTCCTTGTTGTGCCTGTTCTCTCGACCACATTTGCTTCGGTCGAACGAATGCTCGGTGACCTGCCACCAAGCACCCTGGGATGGCTCCTGATTGATGAAGCTGGCCAAGCCACGCCACAGTCTGCAGTTGGCGCAATTCTGAGAGCAAAGCGAACTATTGCTGTGGGCGATCCTCTGCAGATCCAACCCGTAGTTTCGTTGCCGGAGCGACTGAACGCAGACATCTGCGATTTCTTTAAAGTGAAGGAACTGGATTGGACAGCTCCAGCGGCATCAACGCAGACACTCGTGGATCGCGCTTCACGCTATCAATCGAGCTTCGAAGCCGTTGCGGGTGAGAGGCGCGTTGGTCTCCCCTTGCTTGTGCATCGGCGCTGCCAGAATCCAATGTTTACCATCTCGAACAAAATCGCCTATGCCGGTCAGATGGTCCAGGTCGTTGGTTCCAGGAAACTGGATGTTGAAGATGTACTTGGGCCGTCCACATGGATTGATGTAGAAGGAACCGCGGATTCGAAGTGGTCTCCTGCGGAAGGCAAGGCCGTGATTGATCTACTCACGAGGTTGGTATCGACTATAGAAAATCCAGATGTCTTCGTGATCTCGCCTTTCCGCATCGTTGTGCATGAGATGACTCGTTTCTTGCAGGGCCGGCCGGATCTCATGCGCAGGTTTAGCCATGATTGTACTCAATGGTTGAAAGATCGTGTAGGTACGATCCATACATTTCAAGGGCGTGAGGCTGATACCGTCATCCTGCTGCTAGGCGCACCTGCTGAATCGCAGAATGGTGCCCGAGAATGGGCTGCGCGGACGCCGAACATTTTGAACGTCGCCGTCTCTCGAGCCAGGCAGAATCTCTATGTCGTGGGTTCTTGGAGGGCATGGAGTTCTGTCGGCCTGGCCTGTCATATGAGCAACGAGCTTCCCAATCGAATCGATATTGATGGTTTGGCTTTATAG
- a CDS encoding helix-turn-helix domain-containing protein: MSTVLANPAEMIAHGAPRIIHSDAELEAYTDALFRLTALDNPSSSEAEAIELLTLLVERYEREHYPIPVSDPIEVVRFLIEQHLTQRDLIPQFGSESAVSMFLAGQRKFTLAQVRKLSARFSCRQMSSLEKNSRACRCRSCDLTGSDF; this comes from the coding sequence ATGAGCACAGTTCTTGCTAACCCGGCGGAGATGATCGCGCATGGTGCTCCGCGCATCATTCACAGTGATGCGGAATTGGAAGCCTATACTGATGCGCTCTTTCGACTGACAGCTCTGGACAATCCTTCTTCGTCAGAAGCGGAAGCCATCGAATTGTTGACACTGCTAGTGGAACGATACGAACGAGAACACTATCCTATTCCTGTGTCTGATCCGATTGAAGTCGTTCGATTTCTCATTGAACAGCACCTTACGCAACGTGATCTGATTCCTCAATTTGGCTCGGAAAGCGCTGTCTCGATGTTTCTGGCCGGACAGCGGAAGTTCACGCTGGCTCAGGTCCGAAAACTGAGCGCCAGGTTTAGCTGCCGACAGATGTCTTCATTGGAGAAGAATAGTAGAGCTTGCAGATGCAGGTCCTGTGACCTTACCGGAAGCGATTTCTGA
- a CDS encoding tyrosine-type recombinase/integrase: protein MDRNSVTKVRTSTKRLREPDVAAPVEFASLITELDLRERAMVMLAGSSGLRGSELVALTWSDLDLDAGSCSPVLCAESFRRHENRGESETRSSSSGCGEVS, encoded by the coding sequence ATGGATCGTAACTCTGTCACCAAGGTGAGAACTTCGACAAAGCGATTGCGCGAGCCGGACGTGGCGGCACCGGTCGAATTTGCTTCGCTCATCACGGAACTTGATCTGCGGGAACGAGCGATGGTGATGTTGGCGGGAAGCTCTGGCCTGCGAGGATCAGAGCTTGTCGCGCTGACATGGAGCGACCTTGATCTTGATGCTGGTTCATGTTCTCCGGTCTTGTGTGCGGAATCATTTCGGAGACACGAAAATCGAGGCGAGTCGGAAACCCGTTCCTCTTCATCCGGCTGTGGTGAAGTGTCTTGA
- a CDS encoding VIT1/CCC1 transporter family protein, with the protein MGILSTSSLVLGVAVAHGTQRNIMVAGAAGLVAGAMSMSGWIVTLSPR; encoded by the coding sequence ATGGGGATACTGTCTACCAGCAGTCTGGTACTCGGTGTCGCAGTGGCGCATGGAACACAAAGAAATATTATGGTTGCAGGGGCAGCTGGTTTAGTTGCAGGCGCGATGTCGATGAGTGGATGGATCGTAACTCTGTCACCAAGGTGA